The following proteins are co-located in the Ailuropoda melanoleuca isolate Jingjing unplaced genomic scaffold, ASM200744v2 unplaced-scaffold3035, whole genome shotgun sequence genome:
- the LOC117798317 gene encoding sperm-associated antigen 5-like: MADEEPEAAPVPLLGSDKSAFTRVTSMVSLQPTEIPGMEKSLAEMGTVTLELQSLCSLLQESKEEAVRALQQKICDLQARLQAQEEQHQEAQKAKEADIEKLNQALCLRYKNEKELQEVIQQQNEKILEQINRSGELISLREEVTQLTRSLRRAETETKVLQETLAGQLNPDCQPMATNWIQEKVWLSQEVDKLRVMFLEMKNEKAKLMVKFQSHRNILEENLRRSDKELKKLDDVVQHIYETLQSIPEVVRGCKELQGLLEFLS; encoded by the exons agcCAGAAGCAGCTCCTGTGCCCTTGCTTGGAAGTGACAAGAGTGCTTTCACCCGAGTAACATCAATGGTTTCCCTTCAGCCTACAG AGATCCCAGGCATGGAGAAGAGCCTGGCAGAAATGGGTACAGTGACTCTGGAGCTTCAAAGCCTGTGTTCCCTGCTGCAAGAGTCTAAAGAAGAAGCCGTCAGGGCTCTGCAGCAAAAGAT TTGCGATCTGCAGGCTAGGCTACAGGCCCAGGAAGAACAGCATCAGGAAGCCCAGAAGGCAAAGGAGGCAGACATAGAGAAGCTGAACCAGGCCTTGTGCTTGCGCTACAAG AATGAAAAGGAGCTCCAGGAAGTGATACAACAGCAGAACGAGAAGATCCTAGAACAGATAAACAGGAGTGGAGAGCTCATA AGCCTTAGAGAGGAGGTGACCCAGCTCACCCGCTCACTTCGGCGTGCGGAGACAGAGACCAAGGTGCTGCAAGAGACCCTAGCAGGTCAGCTGAACCCCGACTGTCAGCCTATGGCCACTAACTGGATCCAGGAGAAAGTGTGGCTCTCCCAAGAG GTGGACAAGTTGAGGGTGATGTTCCTGGAGATGAAAAATGAGAAGGCAAAACTCATGGTCAAGTTCCAGAGCCAT AGAAACATACTAGAGGAGAATCTTCGGCGCTCTGACAAGGAGTTAAAGAAACTAGATGACGTTGTTCAGCATATTTATGAG ACTCTGCAGTCCATCCCAGAGGTTGTGAGGGGTTGCAAGGAGCTACAGGGATTGCTGGAATTTCTGAGCTAA
- the LOC117798318 gene encoding fructose-bisphosphate aldolase C-like: protein MPHSYPALSAEQKKELSDIALRIVAPGKGILAADESVGSMAKRLSQIGVENTEENRRLYRQVLFSADDRVKKCIGGVIFFHETLYQKDDDGVPFVRTIQDKGIVVGIKVQPLALDGGRTWKQMCVC from the exons ATGCCTCACTCATACCCAGCCCTTTCTGCGGAGCAGAAAAAGGAGTTGTCTGACATTGCCCTCCGGATTGTGGCCCCAGGCAAAGGCATTCTGGCCGCAGATGAGTCTGTTG GCAGCATGGCCAAGCGGCTGAGCCAGATTGGAGtggagaacacagaggaaaacCGCCGGTTATACCGCCAGGTCCTGTTCAGTGCTGATGACCGTGTGAAGAAGTGCATTGGAGGTGTCATCTTCTTCCATGAGACACTCTACCAGAAAGATGATGATGGTGTTCCCTTCGTTCGTACCATTCAGGATAAAGGCATTGTCGTGGGCATCAAGGTGCAGCCACTGGCCCTTGATGGGGGCCGAACATGgaagcagatgtgtgtgtgt